Proteins encoded together in one Desulfosporosinus meridiei DSM 13257 window:
- a CDS encoding DUF1285 domain-containing protein codes for MENFRAPELFIDKDGLWYADGVLMINNEIIKLFASHLKNDGHKEYHIDWQGHLYPVRVEDVPFFVPSLTGEDGQLIIQLYDGRRFPMPLGSILMKSNIPYISLFWQRDTKLSRPAYAELCKSLIEREGQFFIKYGDNEWLVEEIV; via the coding sequence ATGGAAAATTTTCGCGCCCCCGAACTTTTTATTGATAAGGATGGGCTATGGTACGCTGACGGTGTGCTTATGATCAATAACGAAATCATTAAGCTATTTGCTTCCCATCTAAAAAATGATGGTCATAAAGAATATCATATTGACTGGCAGGGTCATTTGTACCCTGTGAGGGTGGAGGATGTGCCTTTTTTCGTTCCATCGTTAACTGGGGAGGATGGTCAACTTATAATACAACTCTATGATGGCCGAAGATTTCCCATGCCCCTTGGTAGTATTCTCATGAAAAGCAATATCCCCTACATCTCTCTGTTCTGGCAGCGTGATACGAAACTGTCTCGTCCTGCCTATGCTGAGTTATGTAAAAGTCTGATCGAGCGGGAGGGTCAGTTTTTTATCAAATACGGAGATAATGAATGGCTCGTTGAAGAGATAGTATAA
- a CDS encoding EAL domain-containing protein, giving the protein MKLTQRALDLSTAISENLIVKSINKGLILIIPLIIAGSIALVINNFPLVQYQDLMTSLFGAEWKTFGQSVWNLTFGLMGLALSVTISYSLAIADPQMSKDSVKPIITSLVALISLLTIINTGSSGIHTSNAGVTGIFLSIIVTVLTTELFIHLNRCLDKYYLSFMVDADPLIPKVLFLIVPFCLTLVGVSVLRVLLTYLGIEDINQLITDLSMNLFLNIENQFAESILFVFLNQVFWFFGIHGNNILYSVSQDIYMKAINLNISALSTGGEPVHILTKPFLDVFVLIGGSGSTLCLLIAIFLTGKKSNTLKLAKIAFLTSIFNINEIIVFGLPVVLNPLFLIPYILVPLILTIIAYLTTSIGLVPVTIAPVDWTTPPLLGGWLATSSWRGLALQIFNIIIGTCLYYPFVRLYELQKQKAIINTYEQLVQTVLSEDYSIKKRILTRNDQIGNMANALSYDIQVALEKGEFFLEYQPQVDEKGTVIGVEALLRWNHIFYGRVNPQVVVAIAEEAGIINKLGRWVIEAACFQLGEWNKNGIVDIRMAINISPTQLNDQLLDILVNIFRITQLNPRDVELEITETVAFGTNTQTVDLLEKIKGLGVSIAMDDFGAGHASLYYMKYFNLDKIKIDGSITKDVIDNKSCQDIISSITYLAESMEITVLAEYVETSEQAEVLKKLRCQQFQGYFFSRPLSVSQCVKVIGNCRQEIEGDNGILIKD; this is encoded by the coding sequence TGAAAATCTTATTGTAAAATCAATTAACAAAGGGTTAATCCTAATTATCCCATTAATTATTGCCGGGTCTATAGCTCTAGTTATTAATAATTTTCCCCTTGTTCAGTACCAAGATCTAATGACGTCGCTGTTTGGAGCTGAATGGAAAACCTTTGGCCAAAGTGTTTGGAATTTGACATTCGGCTTGATGGGACTGGCCCTTTCTGTCACAATATCCTATTCTCTTGCCATAGCTGATCCTCAGATGTCTAAGGACAGTGTCAAGCCCATCATAACTTCCCTTGTCGCTCTAATCTCTCTGTTAACTATTATTAACACAGGAAGCTCAGGAATACATACAAGCAATGCCGGAGTAACAGGTATATTCTTATCTATTATTGTGACAGTTCTCACTACAGAATTATTTATTCATCTTAATAGGTGTTTGGATAAGTATTATTTATCGTTTATGGTGGATGCCGATCCGCTTATCCCTAAAGTCTTATTCTTAATAGTCCCTTTTTGCTTAACCCTCGTCGGGGTTTCAGTGTTGAGAGTCCTACTAACCTATCTGGGTATTGAAGATATTAACCAACTAATAACTGATTTATCCATGAACCTATTTTTAAACATTGAAAATCAGTTTGCAGAATCTATATTATTTGTTTTCTTGAATCAGGTCTTCTGGTTTTTTGGTATTCATGGGAACAATATTTTATATTCCGTTTCACAAGATATCTATATGAAAGCAATAAATCTAAATATCAGTGCCCTATCCACAGGAGGGGAACCGGTACATATTCTAACTAAACCTTTTCTCGATGTGTTTGTCCTGATAGGAGGCTCAGGTTCAACATTATGTTTGTTAATAGCAATTTTTCTGACTGGAAAAAAGAGCAATACTTTAAAATTAGCCAAGATAGCTTTTCTAACCTCAATCTTTAATATTAACGAGATAATTGTTTTTGGTCTGCCTGTTGTCCTTAATCCCTTATTTTTGATCCCCTATATACTAGTTCCCCTTATCTTAACTATTATCGCTTATCTAACAACATCTATAGGCCTAGTCCCGGTAACCATAGCCCCCGTTGACTGGACAACACCGCCCCTTTTGGGTGGATGGCTGGCGACCTCTTCATGGAGGGGCTTGGCTTTGCAGATTTTCAACATAATAATTGGTACCTGTTTGTACTATCCCTTTGTTAGGCTCTATGAACTTCAAAAACAAAAAGCAATTATCAATACCTATGAACAATTAGTTCAAACAGTTCTGAGCGAAGATTATAGTATAAAAAAGAGAATTTTAACCAGGAATGATCAGATAGGGAATATGGCTAATGCTCTAAGCTACGACATTCAAGTAGCTCTTGAAAAGGGAGAGTTTTTCCTTGAGTATCAGCCCCAGGTTGATGAAAAGGGAACGGTTATAGGTGTGGAGGCTTTGCTTCGGTGGAATCATATTTTCTATGGAAGGGTGAACCCACAGGTAGTTGTTGCTATAGCTGAAGAGGCTGGAATAATAAATAAATTAGGACGATGGGTTATTGAAGCGGCATGTTTTCAACTGGGGGAATGGAATAAGAATGGTATTGTTGATATTCGAATGGCCATCAATATTTCGCCGACTCAATTGAATGATCAACTATTAGATATACTAGTCAATATATTTAGGATTACTCAACTTAATCCCAGAGACGTTGAATTAGAAATTACTGAAACAGTTGCCTTTGGGACCAACACCCAAACCGTTGATTTATTAGAGAAGATTAAAGGTCTGGGTGTAAGTATAGCCATGGATGATTTCGGAGCGGGCCACGCCTCCCTTTATTATATGAAGTATTTTAACTTGGATAAGATTAAAATAGATGGTTCTATCACGAAGGATGTTATCGACAATAAAAGTTGCCAGGATATTATTTCCTCAATTACTTACCTAGCTGAATCAATGGAAATCACGGTTCTTGCCGAATACGTAGAAACATCAGAGCAAGCAGAGGTTTTGAAAAAGCTCCGCTGCCAGCAATTTCAAGGGTATTTTTTCAGCCGGCCCCTTAGTGTATCTCAATGTGTGAAAGTCATTGGAAACTGTAGGCAGGAAATTGAGGGGGATAATGGAATATTAATTAAGGACTAA